The nucleotide sequence TTGAGCCGACGCATGGATCTTTTTGGGCGCGGTGCCTGACGGAAGCAGAGCGTAAGTGGTTCGATTGTCCGCGGTGAGGTGCTCGCGCGCTACGCGTTGCAGATCTTCCGGAGACAAGCGTTTGACCGATGCCAGGTAGCGCTCGGAGAAATTCAGGTCTGTGGCCGCCAGCCAATTGGCGCCCAAATCCTGCGCTTGCCCGCCCATCGTCTTGCGCGTCGCGAGAGTCGCGGACGTAAACTGCTTGATGGCCTTGGAGAATTCGGCCGGAGAGACCGGTTCGTCTTTCATTCGCTCCAACTCGTGGAGCATTGCCTCGCGCGCTTCCTGGAAGCGCGGCGCATCGACCATGGCGCTCATGCCAAACAGACCGGGACTGCCGGGATTGTACGTAAAGGCATCGACGGAATGGACCAGGCCTTTCCGTTCCCGGACTGCCTGATAAAGCCGCGAGCTGTGGCCGCTGCCAAGCAGGGTTGCCAAAACGTCCAGCGCTGGAATATCCGGATGCCGAAGCTCCGGGATATGCCAGGCGAGGTGAAAGTGGCCGAGCTCGATGGGCGCTTCTTCGATGATTTCGCGCTCGCCCGCTTGCTTGGGTTCGTCCGGGATGACGACGAGCGGAAAGGCTTTGGCTTTGACGTCCGCGAAGGCCTTTCGAATTTGCCCTTCCACATCCTCCGCGCAAAAGTCTCCCACCACGACCAGAAAAACATTCCCCGGGATATATTTCTCGCGGTAGTACGCGACCAAGTCCTCGCGCTGCACTTGATTGAAGATGTCCGGATAACCGATGATGGTAAAGCGATAGGGGCTTCGGGTGTACGCGGTCTCAAACAAACGGCGGCTGGCGCGGCGGCCCGGATCGTCCTGATACATGTCCATCTCCCGGAGGATGACTTGTTTCTCCTTCACCAGCTCGTCTTCCGGGAGCGTCGCGTTCTGCACGATGTCGCACAGGATATCGATCGCGACGCTCGTGCCGGTGTTCGGGACGTTGATGTAATAGACTGTGCGGTCGAACGACGTGTAGGCGTTCATGTTTCCGCCGGCCTCCTGGATTTCCTGGTCGATCCGTCCCGCGCCTCGCGTCGTCGTGCCCTTGAAGAGCATGTGTTCGAGCATGTGGGAGAGACCGGCGCCGAGCCATTTGCCTTCGTGAATGCTGCCGGATTTGCACCACGCCTGGGCGCAAACCACCGGCGCGCTGTGGTCCTGGCGGATGATGAGCGTGAGTCCGTTCTCCAGCGTCGCGAGGCGAGTGTTCGCCGGGAACACCGGGATGTCCGTTTCCGTGGAAGCCGCGGCCGAAGGAAGTTGTTTGGCGATCATTGCAGATTTCTTGCTCATTCCAATGGCCGGCACACTGGGTGCCTGGAAACCGCGTTCCCCCCCACCCCAGCCCTCTCCCTTGGGGAGAGGGAGCACCTGCGGTTGCGCTTGAAAAAATCGCGTGCGCAAGCTGCTTCAAGCGCAGGATGCACGTCCCCCTCTCCCTGAGGGAGAGGGCTGGGGTGAGGGGGAACGCGATGTTCCACCACGACGCCGCAACTACTGAAAGGAGTGGGGAAGTTCATCGCATGTCAGCACTTCAAGGAGATTTCGTTTCCGGGGATCGGGCGGGAGTCTGCTTGCCCGACGGTCGAAACGGTTTGCGGAAGGCGTCGTCAAAATCATACCCTCCTTTGAAGTCCTCGCGGCTGTCCTTCTCGGTTTTGCTGAGCAATCCGTGCTCCACCATGTTGAAGACGATCTCGCCAAAATCCTCGCACCGACGAATGCCCCATTCGTTGAGGACGGTGGCGGTCATCGGGCCGAACTGGGAAAGCCCGTAGTCCCGCAGGCCGCCGAGCAGTTCCTGGCCGGTGATGTGGCGGATTTCGTTCTTGTTGGCCTTGCAGATTTGCTTCTGCGCGTAATCCAGCCCCTCGCGCAGGAACAAATACGCTTCGCGCCGGTAACGCGGATCTTTGGCCAGAATTGTTTCCAGGATTTCGTCGAAATTGATCGCTTGCATGAATTCGGGATCTTCAAGGCTGCGCGGGCGTGGTCGGCAGGGCGGGAGGGTGAGACGTCCGGCACGCTCTGACGGCCCAGCCGGTCAATAGCAAGAGCATCACAAGGATCAACACGGTTTGTTCCTGTTTCGTCAGGCGCGCCATGGAACAGCGGGTAAGTTGCTTAGTTCACTCAGTCACGATGTTAACCAGCTTCTTTGGCACCATGATGATCTTCTTGACCGCTTTGCCTTCGAGGTGCGGCTTGACTTTGTCGTTCGCCAGCGCGGCCTGCTCAATTTGCTGCGTCGAAGCGCTGGCGGCAACCAAAATGCGGCCCCGCAGTTTGCCGTTCACTTGCACGGGCAACTCGAGGGTGTCTTCGACCAGCCAGGCCGGATCGAACTCCGGCCAGGGTTGGTAGGCCAGGGGGATATGCGATTGGCGATTGGCGATTGGCGGTTGGGTCGCGAGCTTCGCCCAGAGTTCCTCCGCCAGGTGCGGCGCGAATGGCTGGAGCAAGATCAGGAAAGTCCCTAACACCTCGCCCGGTTTCGTCTCCCAGGCCGTTGCCTCATTGACGAAAACCATGAGCGCAGAGATCGCCGTGTTGAATCGCATCCGGTCCAGGTCTTCGGTGACTTTCTTGATGCACGCGTGCAGCGTTTTGAACTGGGCTGGCGTCGGCTCGACACCTTGGATCGCTTGACTCAGGTGAATCTGGTCGAGCAACTCGGCCCCCGCTTCGGACCGGACCGTCAGAGCCTGCTCAAACTCGTCTTCGCTCTTCTCGTCCACGAACAGCCGCCATACGCGCCCCAGAAATCGATAGACACCTTCGACCCCTTTGGTGCTCCACGGCTTCACGTCCTCCAGCGGTCCCATGAACATCTCGTAGAGCCGAAACGCGTCCGCGCCGAATTCGGCGACCATATCGTCCGGGTTGACAACGTTGCCGCGCGCCTTCGACATCTTCTGGCTGTCCTCCCCAAGAATAATTCCCTGGTTAACGAGCTTGAAGAATGGCTCCGGCGTTGAAACGTGGCCCAGGTCATAGAGCACCTTGTGCCAGAAGCGCGCGTAGAGCAGGTGCAAGACGGCGTGTTCCGCGCCGCCAACATACAAATCCACTCCTGGGGTCGTGGATCTGTTCAGTTTCGAGTTTGAGGTTTCGAGTTCCAAGTTGGCGGCGGCCAAGCCTTCAGACTTGGAACTTGAAACTTGAAACTTGGAACCTGCGAAAGCTCCCATCCAATACGCCTCCGCCTCGCGGGCGCAAAAGGACCGCTCGTTGCGCGGGTCGAGGTAACGCAAATAATACCAGCAACTCCCCGCCCATTGCGGCATGGTGTTGGTTTCCCGGACGGAGCCATCCGGCAGATTCACCCAGCCTTTCGCCCGCGCGAGGGGCGGTTCGCCGGTGCTCGTCGGACGGTAATCGGTCAATTCCGGCGGCAAAAGCGGCAGGGCGCTTGCCGGCAACGCTTCGTGATAGGGCTGGCCGTTGGAGTCTTTCTTCCAAACGATCGGGAACGGCTCACCCCAGTATCGTTGCCGGCTGAAGAGCCAGTCGCGGAGTTTGTAGTTGATCGTTTTCTTTCCCAGGCCTTTGGACTCCAGCCAGGAAGTGATCCTTCGTTTCGCCTCGAACGTGGGCAAGCCGTTGAGCGAAACCTCGGCGTTCGCGGAGTTCACCGAGATTCCGTCGTCCACGTAGCCGCGCCAATCTTTGCCTTCCGGCGGCTGGACGACTTGCACGATGGGCAGGTTATATTTCTGCGCGAACTCCAGGTCGCGTGCGTCATGCCCCGGCACGGCCATGATCGCGCCGGTGCCATAGCTGATCAGGACGTAATCCGCGATCCAGATGGGGATGCGCGCGCCATTGACCGGGTTGATGGCGTACGCGCCCGTGAAGACGCCGGTCTTTTGCTTCGCGAGATCCGTGCGCTCCAGGTCGCTTTTGGCGGCGGCAAAGGCGCGGTACGCTGCGAGTGAGGAGTGCGGAGTGCGGAGTGCGGAATGGTCGTGGCCCTTCCACGCGTCGGGGGTGTTCGCAGGCCATTCGCTTGGCGTGATTTGCTCGACCAATTTATTTTCCGGCGCCAGCACCATGTAGGTGGCCCCGAAAAGCGTGTCTGGCCGAGTGGTAAACACAGTGATCGAGTAATCGGTATTCAGTAAATCAGTTGTCTTCACTGATGACTGATGAATGGTTACTGAACACTGATCACTGATCACTAAGAACTTCACCTCCGCTCCTTCCGACCGCCCGATCCAATTCCGCTGCATTTCCTTCAGCGAATGGCTCCAGTCGATCGTTTCCAAATCTTGAAGCAAGCGTTCGGCGTAAGCTGTGATGCGGAGCATCCATTGGCGCATGGGCTTCCGAACGACGGGAAATCCGCCCACTTCACTCTTGCCATCGATCACTTCTTCATTCGCCAGCACCGTGCCGAGTTCGTCGCACCACCACACGGGCATTTCCGCGACATAAGCCAGGCGCCTGGAGTCGCGATACGGGCGCCGGGCCTCTTCATTCTTGAGTTCGGGAGGGTAAGGCAGCGACTCGATTGGCTCGGCCTTGTTCGTCGCCGGATTGAACCAGGAATTGTAGAGCTGCAGAAAAATCCATTGTGTCCACTTGAAGTAATGGGGGTCGGTGGTGTCGATTTCCCGGCTCCAATCGTAGCTGAAGCCGAGCGATTGGATCTGGCGCTTGAATGTGGCGATGTTTTGTTCCGTGGTCTGGCGCGGATGTTGTCCGGTCTTGACCGCGTATTGCTCGGCCGGCAAACCGAAGGCATCCCAGCCCATCGGATGGAGCACGTTGAACCCGCGGGCGCGTTTGTAGCGCGCGAGAATGTCCGTCGCGGTGTAGCCTTCGGGATGCCCGACGTGCAGCCCGGCGCCGGAAGGATACGGGAACATGTCAAGGATGTAGAACTTGGGCGGCGCTTCGGCGCGGTGGACCGGGTGACGTTGAGCGAAGGGATGGCTCGCAGGGATGGATTCACCGGGATTCCAGGCCCGAAAAGATTCCTGTGCGCTCCAAATCTTCTGCCACTTCGGCTCGATCAGCCGAAACGGGTACTGCTTCCGCTCACTCGACATAGGGCGTGAATGTTGCGGAAACTCTTCGAGGAGGCAACGGAGAATTCTGGATCAGCCCAGCGCGCATCTCAGTGCATCTGCTTTCGAGGCAAGTAGCGCAGGCTTTCGAGCCTGCGGGTTCACGGAGCTTTCCAGCTCCGTTTCGCGAGATGTGCCGCTGGGGACTGGAAAGTCCCCCTAACCGGCAGGCTGGAAAGCCTGCCCCACAGCGCTACTGTTCCGGCATGGTTGGGATTTGGGATCAAATCGCCGGCGCCTCGGCGATTTCGTCGTGCCAATGAGCCACGGCTTCTGCCCGGCCGATCTTCGCCAGGTAAAGAAGGTCGATTTGAGGCGGCACGATCCCGCCACGAGTAGGCCGCTGAGTTTGGACCAAAACATTCGCGGCATGCACTGCGGTCAGGGCCGTGAATGAAGTGCGTTCGCTCTTGGTGGGGAAATGGTGGAAGGCTACCGCTTCGACGACCGGCGGCGGCAGGCCCCAAAGACCGAGCAGATAGCCGCCGACGTCCGCATGGTCGAAACCAAACGCTTCGCGTTCCTCGACGAGCCATTCGACGCGTTTGGCCTGCGCTTGCCGGCCGACCTCTTCGTATTGGTCCGGATAATTGCTCGCCAGCACGAGTTTGCCCACGTCGTGGAGGAGGCCTGCGACCATGGCATCCTCCATGACCTGGCGGCCCACGCGTTCGCTCTTGGCGATGGCCTTGGCTGCGCCGGCCGCGCGTGAACTGTGCTGCCAGAGGGTTTCCAGCGACAGCCCGCCAAGCTTGCGCGCCTCGAATTGCCGGAAGATGCCCGCAGCCAGCACCAGGTGTTTGACGGTCTCAACGCCGATGAAGCTGACGGCCTCGGCGATGTTCGTCGTGGGACGCGGCAGGCCAAAGAAAGCCGAGTTGACGATTTTCAGAATCTGCGCCGTCATGCCGATGTCCTGCGCGACCGTCTTCGCAATATCGTCAATCGAGCTGTCCGGCGATTGCAGTTTTCGGACCAAATCCAGATAAAGCGTCGGCAGGCTGGGGGGGGGGACAAGCTGGTCGGCTGCGTGGCTCCTCACGCTAGGGGCTATCGAGGGCTTTTAGACCAGCAATGGGAACAGACCGAGTGGACCCGCGGCGAAACCGATTACGTTCTACGCCGCTTGGACAATGTGCTCGCGCAATTGCCCGCGGCGCGCCAGCAAGCCCGGGAGCGCATTCTGCACGGTCAACTGGTGCCCTCCAAAGAGAAGATCCTGAGTTTATATGAACCGGACGTGCAAGTGATCGTGCGGCACAAAGCGGGCGCG is from Verrucomicrobiota bacterium and encodes:
- a CDS encoding insulinase family protein, whose protein sequence is MSKKSAMIAKQLPSAAASTETDIPVFPANTRLATLENGLTLIIRQDHSAPVVCAQAWCKSGSIHEGKWLGAGLSHMLEHMLFKGTTTRGAGRIDQEIQEAGGNMNAYTSFDRTVYYINVPNTGTSVAIDILCDIVQNATLPEDELVKEKQVILREMDMYQDDPGRRASRRLFETAYTRSPYRFTIIGYPDIFNQVQREDLVAYYREKYIPGNVFLVVVGDFCAEDVEGQIRKAFADVKAKAFPLVVIPDEPKQAGEREIIEEAPIELGHFHLAWHIPELRHPDIPALDVLATLLGSGHSSRLYQAVRERKGLVHSVDAFTYNPGSPGLFGMSAMVDAPRFQEAREAMLHELERMKDEPVSPAEFSKAIKQFTSATLATRKTMGGQAQDLGANWLAATDLNFSERYLASVKRLSPEDLQRVAREHLTADNRTTYALLPSGTAPKKIHASAQASEHPIQRFELANGLRLLIKEDHRLPFVQFRAVFLGGVLIETPRNNGLSLLVAKMLLKGTGSRTAEQIVTEMESLGGSIDIYSGNNSLGVNAEVLSGDFDEGLDLLSDVIRHPTFPEAQLEREREVQLATIRAQKDHLLQSASRIMRRALFGERGYGLDLVGTEESVSAVQSSDLSSLHQKLVIPNNCVLAIYGDVETERVRAAVEQWLGSWPKGVQVPARSSESTALAEIRRASESREKKQAVLVIGFPGVDLHNPDRYALELIQEALSDLGSRLFVRIRDNLGLAYYVGAQNFLGLQPGYFAFYAGTAPEKAALVESELLQEAETLRRDGLTEAELKRAKAKIVGHKKIARQDLGALAMMTALDELYGLGFANYDSEDRHYEAVTLEQISAVARKYLNPQACVVATIKNG
- a CDS encoding leucine--tRNA ligase translates to MSSERKQYPFRLIEPKWQKIWSAQESFRAWNPGESIPASHPFAQRHPVHRAEAPPKFYILDMFPYPSGAGLHVGHPEGYTATDILARYKRARGFNVLHPMGWDAFGLPAEQYAVKTGQHPRQTTEQNIATFKRQIQSLGFSYDWSREIDTTDPHYFKWTQWIFLQLYNSWFNPATNKAEPIESLPYPPELKNEEARRPYRDSRRLAYVAEMPVWWCDELGTVLANEEVIDGKSEVGGFPVVRKPMRQWMLRITAYAERLLQDLETIDWSHSLKEMQRNWIGRSEGAEVKFLVISDQCSVTIHQSSVKTTDLLNTDYSITVFTTRPDTLFGATYMVLAPENKLVEQITPSEWPANTPDAWKGHDHSALRTPHSSLAAYRAFAAAKSDLERTDLAKQKTGVFTGAYAINPVNGARIPIWIADYVLISYGTGAIMAVPGHDARDLEFAQKYNLPIVQVVQPPEGKDWRGYVDDGISVNSANAEVSLNGLPTFEAKRRITSWLESKGLGKKTINYKLRDWLFSRQRYWGEPFPIVWKKDSNGQPYHEALPASALPLLPPELTDYRPTSTGEPPLARAKGWVNLPDGSVRETNTMPQWAGSCWYYLRYLDPRNERSFCAREAEAYWMGAFAGSKFQVSSSKSEGLAAANLELETSNSKLNRSTTPGVDLYVGGAEHAVLHLLYARFWHKVLYDLGHVSTPEPFFKLVNQGIILGEDSQKMSKARGNVVNPDDMVAEFGADAFRLYEMFMGPLEDVKPWSTKGVEGVYRFLGRVWRLFVDEKSEDEFEQALTVRSEAGAELLDQIHLSQAIQGVEPTPAQFKTLHACIKKVTEDLDRMRFNTAISALMVFVNEATAWETKPGEVLGTFLILLQPFAPHLAEELWAKLATQPPIANRQSHIPLAYQPWPEFDPAWLVEDTLELPVQVNGKLRGRILVAASASTQQIEQAALANDKVKPHLEGKAVKKIIMVPKKLVNIVTE
- a CDS encoding HDOD domain-containing protein, producing the protein MAPSVRSHAADQLVPPPSLPTLYLDLVRKLQSPDSSIDDIAKTVAQDIGMTAQILKIVNSAFFGLPRPTTNIAEAVSFIGVETVKHLVLAAGIFRQFEARKLGGLSLETLWQHSSRAAGAAKAIAKSERVGRQVMEDAMVAGLLHDVGKLVLASNYPDQYEEVGRQAQAKRVEWLVEEREAFGFDHADVGGYLLGLWGLPPPVVEAVAFHHFPTKSERTSFTALTAVHAANVLVQTQRPTRGGIVPPQIDLLYLAKIGRAEAVAHWHDEIAEAPAI